A window of Candidatus Chlorobium masyuteum genomic DNA:
CATGCGGGAATTTGAAGCTTCATTTATTTTCGAGGAGACACCCGATCAGCATCGGGCAATTGTTGAGGTTAAAAAAGATATGGAGGCGCCTCATCCGATGGACCGGCTGATTTGCGGGGACGCAGGATTCGGAAAAACCGAGATTGCCATGCGTGCGGCATTCAAGGCTGTAGAGTCAAAAAAACAGGTTGCGGTTCTGACTCCGACGACTATTCTCGCACACCAGCATGCCGAATCCTTTATCAGACGGTTTGAAAATTTTCCGATTGCCATAGCGGTTCTGAGCCGTTTTGTTCCGCGCAAGGATCAGATTGAGCTGCTCAAAAAAATAAAAGCGGGCCAGATTGATATCGTCATCGGTACCCACCGTCTTGTATCGAAAGATGTGCTGTTCCAGGATCTCGGTCTGCTTGTTATAGACGAAGAGCAGCACTTCGGCGTTGAGGTCAAAGAGAAACTCCGGGAACAGTTCCCCGGTGTTGACACCCTTACCATGTCGGCAACACCGATACCGAGAACCCTCCAATTCTCAATGCTGGGAGCGCGTGACCTTTCCATTGTTTCGACACCTCCGAAAAACCGTCAACCGGTAGAAACACTCATAACCGATTATGACACTGCCCTGATTCAATCGGCGATCCAGCGGGAGATCAGGCGTGAAGGCCAGGTTTTCTTTCTGCACAACCGTATTTCCGGCCTTGAAGAGGTACAGCACACCCTGCGGGAGCTTGTCCCCTCTGCACGCATTGTCTTTGCTCATGGTCAGATGGCGCCGAAAGAGCTTGAAAAGGTTATGATGGACTTTATGCAGAAAGAGGTTGATGTCCTGATCTCCACCACCATCATCGGCTCGGGTCTGGATATCTCCAATGCCAATACCATTATCATCAACCGGGCTGACATGTTCGGCCTTTCCGACCTTTACCAGTTGCGCGGGAGGGTCGGCAGAAGCGACCGGAAAGCATACTGCTACCTGATCACACCGCCGCTCCACACCCTGAAACGGGATGCTGTGCAGCGGCTTGCGGTGATCGAGAGTTTTACCGAGCTTGGATCAGGCTTCAATATTGCCCTGCGCGATCTCGATATCCGTGGCGCGGGCAATCTGCTCGGCGCCGAGCAGTCCGGGTATATTCATGAACTCGGATTTGATCTCTATCAGAAAATGCTTGAAGAGACCGTTGCCGAGCTGAAGTCAACCACCTTCAGTCATCTCTTTACAACTGATGGCAAAGCGGCACCGAAACCATCAAAAAGCTGTGATCTGCTCTTCTTTTTTGATGCACTCATTCCCGATTACTTTATTCATGCAACCCATGAGCGGTTTGCCTTTTATGAAAAAATCTCCAAAGCTCCATCAGAAGAGGCAGTTGAAGCACTTTCCAGGGAGCTCAGGGACCGTTTCGGTGCTCTGCCCGAAGAGGTGGCAACACTGCTGCTCCTGACAAAACTCAAACTTACGGCTTCATCCCTCGGGCTTGAAAAAATCGACATCCAGCCGAAGAGCTTTACCCTTCTGCTACCGGGTCATGACAATGAACACCTTGCAAACCGTGAGTTTTTCCAGTATCTCTTTCTATCTGTCCAGGAGCCCTGGATGCAGGAGTACCGGCCGGGATTTAAAATGGAGAAAAAAATAAAGCTGGTGCTGCACCACCCCGCTTCGTCCGACACATCCCCCTGCATGCTGCTCGAGCGTTATACTGATCTGCTGAAAAAACTTGATCGGGCATCAAAAGAGCTGACGGCATGAAAACCTCACGCTCCCTTAAACTCCCCGATGAGCGCCAGGAGTATAGGTTTCCGGCACATTATTGACCTGATAGAATAATCATCCTGTGAAGAGCAACTTTTGGTACTACTCCGTTGTTAGGAATTAGGATTGTTTTAGTACACTTTTAAATTAAAACCATACACAACATGACTATCATTATAAATGGTAAAAGTTATGAAGCTGAATCGGGAGAACGACTCATTGATGTTGCC
This region includes:
- the mfd gene encoding transcription-repair coupling factor; amino-acid sequence: MKTLSDSDLQSASVTKRNPGFLLEIIRQSSPYVLLKKALQEKPAIKGSFPPVNISGLQGSLPAVLAALLFTDHPDSLMVLCSQQSFELYENDFDALLPKESICNTSDELSLSIGALARGKKSAILSFFDDLDVALCKPAEAKNRILHLKTDEAAGYTNLKRFLESNSFEQREFVEDEGEFSIRGSIIDVFPFGAREPLRIEFFGDTVSSLRLFDINSQLSGKTVAEADITASFIVTESDASGTGTTIFDYLDPSTVIIIDDTIDFAALDNHEALSAGLSRFRSIWIMHSAPSAIEFGSGPQKKLNANFRVLASLLQQESGKNRKPLFATGSRREIGELTDFLAEEMTESGGSALHDASWLPLNLHTGFTFGSLDLYTESDIFGKLHTHKAHRKRKIRGISLKDLQKLKVGDYVVHEDYGIGIFKSLETITVGNSEQESVLVEYEGGDQLFVNVQNINLLSKYTASEGALPSLSKLGSSKWAAKKEKVRGKLRDTAINLIKIYAQRKMQSGFAFAADSIFMREFEASFIFEETPDQHRAIVEVKKDMEAPHPMDRLICGDAGFGKTEIAMRAAFKAVESKKQVAVLTPTTILAHQHAESFIRRFENFPIAIAVLSRFVPRKDQIELLKKIKAGQIDIVIGTHRLVSKDVLFQDLGLLVIDEEQHFGVEVKEKLREQFPGVDTLTMSATPIPRTLQFSMLGARDLSIVSTPPKNRQPVETLITDYDTALIQSAIQREIRREGQVFFLHNRISGLEEVQHTLRELVPSARIVFAHGQMAPKELEKVMMDFMQKEVDVLISTTIIGSGLDISNANTIIINRADMFGLSDLYQLRGRVGRSDRKAYCYLITPPLHTLKRDAVQRLAVIESFTELGSGFNIALRDLDIRGAGNLLGAEQSGYIHELGFDLYQKMLEETVAELKSTTFSHLFTTDGKAAPKPSKSCDLLFFFDALIPDYFIHATHERFAFYEKISKAPSEEAVEALSRELRDRFGALPEEVATLLLLTKLKLTASSLGLEKIDIQPKSFTLLLPGHDNEHLANREFFQYLFLSVQEPWMQEYRPGFKMEKKIKLVLHHPASSDTSPCMLLERYTDLLKKLDRASKELTA